The following nucleotide sequence is from Thermoanaerobaculia bacterium.
GACAATGACGACATCGAGACTGCTCGCCGGCAGGCCTTGGCGGTTCTCGAATCGCATCCCGATCTGAGTGGTTACCTGTGCTGCGATGCTTCGGGTCCCATCGGCATCGCCACCGCCATCAAGGAGGCCGGGAGGGTCGGCAAAGTGAAAGTCGTCGGCATGGACGGGATCAAGCCGATACTCGATGCCATCAAAGAAGGCGTGATCGAGTCCTCGTCGGCAACCATTCCGAAAATGCAGGGCTCGATGTCCGTCCTGATGTTGTGGCAGGCATCGCTGGGCGTTCCGCTGCCTCGGGCCGTCGATACGGGCATCGACGTGATCACGCCGGAAAACGTGGACGAATATCTGGCGGCTGCGGTCTAAAGACCCGACACCGTAGGGCACGGCGGCGCGTGCCCCCGAAGGCATCGTCGTTCGGGGACCGATCGGGGGTATCGAACATCTCGTTGCCGCGGTCGCGTACTCGCGTGCGCGTCGCTGAACTCGGGCCGTTCGGCGACGCTCCCCGCCGGCCCCTCCGAAAACTTTCGTCCGTCCGGTTCGTAGCGACAAGGACGGAGAGAATCATGAAGAAGAGCTTCACCATCGCGGCCGGCCTGGTTCTAACGGCCGGGCTCGCCCGCGGCCAATACGTCCTCGACCTCCCGGAAGCGAGTCCCGCGGCCTCCGCGATGCAGACGATCGGGATCACCGACGTCGAGGTCCGCTACCACCGGCCGGCGGTGAACAAGCGGAAGATCTGGAACGGTCTCGTGCCGTACGGGGTGGTCTGGCGCGCGGGCGCCAACGAGGGCACCACGATCTCCTTCTCGACGCCGGTCACCGTCGAGGGAAAACCCGTGGACGCGGGCACCTACGGGCTCTTCATGATCCCGGGGGCTTCCCGGTGGACCTTGGCGCTCAGCCGCTTTCCCGGGGGGTGGGGGACGTACAGCTATGATCCCTCCGAGGATTCCGCCCGCGTCGACGTCTCTCCGCAGCCGCTCGCCGAGCCGCAGGAGCGCCTCCTCTACACGTTCGACGATCTCGCCGACGACGCTGCGACGCTTTCGCTCCGGTGGGAGAAGGTGAGGATCCCGGTCCGGATCGCGGTCGACGTTCCGGCGACGGTGCGCGTCTCGGTTCGGGACGAGCTCCGCGGCGGCAAGCACTGGAACGCCGACGCGTGGGCTCAGGCGGCGCGCTGGGAGCTCGCGCACGGCGGGGTCGACGCCGCGCTCGAGATGGCGGACCACGCGCTCTCGCTCGCGGAAACCTTCTCGACGCTGCGGACGAAAGCGGCCGTTCTGGAGAAGAAGGGAGACTCGCGGGGCGCGGCGGCGCTCCGTGACCGTGCGAAGGCGATCGCCAACGAGGCCCAGGCGATCATCGTCGCCGTCTCGACGTTGAACGCGCAGAAGAAATACGACGACGCGATCGCCTGGCTGTCGGACTACGCCGCGAAGCACCCCAACAGCCGGGAGCTGTGGCGGGTCCATGCCCAGCTGGGCGACACCTATCTCGCCCGGAAAGACCGCGCCCGCGCGCGGGCCGAATGGGACAAGGCCATGGCGCTTGCTCACGACACGGCGGAAAAGGTGGAAGTCCAGGATTCGATAAACGCGGCGGGGGCCGAAGGGGAGTGATCGGCCGATGATTCCGCGACCCGCGCTTCGCGCCCTCGGTGCGGTGGTCCTCACGGGACTCGGTCTCGCGCGGCTCGCGGCGGCCGCGGGCGAGTTGCCGCGTAAGGGCGGCTCCCGTTCCGAGACGTATCCCGGAATCGCCGTGGAATACGGGAGCGTCGCGGCGCCCGGGGGACCGCGTCTCCGGACGATCGTCACGAAACCGGCGGGCGCATCGGGCCGTCTTCCGGCGCTCTTCCTCGCCGGCTGGCTTTCCTGCGACTCGGTCGAGGCGCCGGACGGCGCCTCCGATTCGACGTCCGCGACGATTCGCGGACTCGCCTCGCGCTCCGGAATGCTCTTCTACCGGGTCGACAAGGCGGGGGTCGGCGACAGCGAAGGGGTGTGCGGCGAAACGGATTTCGACGCGGAGCTCGCCGGCTACCGTGCCGCGTTCCGGCAGCTTCGCGCCCGAGCCGACGTGGATCCCTCGCGGATCTTCGTCTTCGGCTGGAGCAACGGCGGAGGCTTCGCCCCGCTCGTGGCCGAAGACGCGCCGGTCGCCGGGTACGTCACGGCCGGAGGCTGGGTGAAGACCTGGTTCGAGCACATGATGGAAATCGAGCGGCGGCGCATGACGCTCGCCGGGAAGGCTCCCGGCGACGTCAACGAAGTCATGCGGAAGACGGCCGCGTTCTACGTCCTCTATCTGAATCGCGGCATGACTCCCGCCGAGATCGCGAAGGAGAGGCCTGAGCTCGCGGGGGTGTGGTCCGACGAGCCCGAGCGGCAG
It contains:
- a CDS encoding DUF2911 domain-containing protein, whose product is MKKSFTIAAGLVLTAGLARGQYVLDLPEASPAASAMQTIGITDVEVRYHRPAVNKRKIWNGLVPYGVVWRAGANEGTTISFSTPVTVEGKPVDAGTYGLFMIPGASRWTLALSRFPGGWGTYSYDPSEDSARVDVSPQPLAEPQERLLYTFDDLADDAATLSLRWEKVRIPVRIAVDVPATVRVSVRDELRGGKHWNADAWAQAARWELAHGGVDAALEMADHALSLAETFSTLRTKAAVLEKKGDSRGAAALRDRAKAIANEAQAIIVAVSTLNAQKKYDDAIAWLSDYAAKHPNSRELWRVHAQLGDTYLARKDRARARAEWDKAMALAHDTAEKVEVQDSINAAGAEGE
- a CDS encoding alpha/beta hydrolase; this encodes MIPRPALRALGAVVLTGLGLARLAAAAGELPRKGGSRSETYPGIAVEYGSVAAPGGPRLRTIVTKPAGASGRLPALFLAGWLSCDSVEAPDGASDSTSATIRGLASRSGMLFYRVDKAGVGDSEGVCGETDFDAELAGYRAAFRQLRARADVDPSRIFVFGWSNGGGFAPLVAEDAPVAGYVTAGGWVKTWFEHMMEIERRRMTLAGKAPGDVNEVMRKTAAFYVLYLNRGMTPAEIAKERPELAGVWSDEPERQYGRPLAYYRQLQGLNLEEAWARVAVPVLAIHGEYDFIMSREDHERIVSIVNARRAGAARFVEVPGMDHVFARHASAVEGMTRMGTGPFAVDALETILAWLKEQTAPAK